From the genome of Drosophila melanogaster chromosome 2L, one region includes:
- the Marf1 gene encoding meiosis regulator and mRNA stability factor 1, isoform E — translation MEHSDPVPYQQLSTLSPTTALYSNFNNSLEAGTAERLRLNKTGSQVHSLYVGDGQVQNASEPLSFPSHLNLYQYVRTPANFTINSRNRYIPYYNNRSYSASTTGFPIASTPLISSHAHIQDQQGAASYQTIVPLYQTASHCAQQHTTLASVAPIVDNSFVESTTCPMAGITSHNIKMKMIPPNVLLPCSRPTTTAVTIQRSTGEDGGDKEGHTFAKITEMSDAVTLQITNLDYSLDESHIRSFLLNQLKPITPVVSLVFEGSSYAKVTVPDLYFAKQVVSNLHRKKIGHKRMLVSYTRDSSLTEVNTLRCQVAGLLKDVPFNTLPMYKFRELFQSRFKTSISVLDLYKMQDICTINSDNNEEKFISLNPELVNTLDISPLMEGLQHSVPYCSIHFKKEQHKGWAEQEIEPLPNVFMSISEIQKLIYPLLKVHTGDIPVATLLHCVKEELNVSIMANENGVNLEHLICCVQGIQVRANNFGIKILGWLEINKEMQSGTFNASSNTCSLTASDRTNCGSYFKNSVADPLFQISREVIELLKMSPKSTMKFNRFIPAYHNHFGKQCRVADYGYTKLIELFEALSNVVQIMGDGENRQITLSHRIQIRRFTSDLLRVLRANGNNSVLLSQLPLVFTQTQNKTFDITDYGVCDLIDILDGLVSSNIVTLGAAQNGKDILISMPKRKQTNSELEKTCVFAGEMVELFQNALQYTILFQKFVRSYHYHFAYQCRLSDYGFLKLADLLDAINGLVEMKLTSDEDKKIVLSPQVARRVFAEQCENLIRNATGNSSHCMKLEQVLVLHKKKYGYQIQPKTLGVMDMATAVELLPYVELKKKEQAIWLICHNNDHEFRFLCYRVCKYVMERDPSASVWTNVRGEVKLTKSQQFVKPIEKSILVRDFNAKYKDHLSESALLAMRQAIEVYDDGGIQCIRLTRFMKFIIAIVRMLEQRPSMYLYEIKNGLNCGLSTTFEFGFPNLYSVVAAHKDLFSINNGPTQERSEVSINMNCELRQSSLSKDQCVLESQKLTNSKHRAQRSFHSHIGEHNGLPISQPPLKRSATINNCSTFQTYHADTDIFNVPANCLPPRTNLSLPNSFGSSLESGSFSNSYSNKENSMKSLHLFNSSFNSSGELNASLGAGDLTNISLGTGIAVDTSNEPSELWRRRQQNFNRPNSSNFRKSDNGTDGTYTIGNYIAPPIGSIYEPLKYNGQDKEKLPFWIDPIWSKGSEQLRHDILNIRLPKARTTKTFSNILSPYTISKNENLKRQLFSFDNHDRKIA, via the exons atGGAACATTCCGATCCCGTGCCTTATCAACAGCTATCGACATTATCGCCGACCACCGCACTATACTCGAACTTTAACAACTCTTTGGAAGCAGGAACCGCAGAAAGACTACGCCTTAATAAAACTGGGTCACAGGTCCACAGCCTATATGTCGGCGACGGTCAAGTGCAAAATGCTTCTGAACCCTTATCTTTTCCCAGCCACCTTAATCTGTACCAATATGTTCGTACCCCGGCAAACTTCACTATTAACAGCCGCAACCGATATATTCCGTACTATAACAATCGTTCCTACTCTGCTTCAACAACTGGTTTCCCTATAGCCAGTACTCCGCTGATCAGCAGCCATGCGCACATCCAAGACCAACAAGGTGCAGCGTCTTATCAAACGATTGTTCCGCTTTATCAGACCGCAAGCCACTGTGCGCAGCAACATACAACATTGGCATCGGTAGCTCCAATCGTGGACAATTCATTCGTTGAAAGCACCACTTGCCCCATGGCCGGCATCACCTCTCACAacatcaaaatgaaaatgattcCTCCCAATGTATTGTTGCCTTGCTCCAGGCCTACGACAACCGCGGTGACCATCCAAAGGTCAACCGGAGAAGACGGTGGAGATAAAGAAGGTCATACTTTTGCTAAGATTACGGAGATGAGCGATGCTGTTACTTTGCAGATCACCAACTTGGACTACTCGCTGGACGAATCACATATACGCAGCTTTCTACTTAATCAGCTTAAGCCCATTACGCCAGTTGTGTCACTTGTCTTCGAGGGAAGCTCCTATGCCAAAGTCACTGTTCCAGATCTTTAT TTCGCAAAGCAGGTCGTCTCCAATTTGCACCGCAAGAAGATTGGACACAAACGCATGCTGGTCAGTTATACTCGAGATTCCTCCCTCACCGAGGTCAACACACTCCGCTGCCAGGTCGCAGGACTTCTAAAG GATGTCCCATTCAACACCCTCCCCATGTATAAGTTTAGAGAACTATTTCAGTCCCGCTTCAAAACCTCTATCAGTGTTTTAGATTTGTACAAAATGCAAGACATATGTACCATTAACTCGGATAACAATGAAGAAAAGTTTATCAGCTTAAATCCGGAATTAGTAAACACCCTCGATATATCCCCCTTAATGGAAGGACTCCAACATAGTGTTCCTTACTGTAGTATTCATTTTAAAAAGGAGCAGCACAAGGGATGGGCCGAGCAGGAAATCGAGCCACTACCAAACGTCTTCATGAGCATTTCGGAAATTCAGAAACTAATTTATCCACTTCTCAAGGTACACACGGGGGATATTCCGGTGGCTACCCTTCTTCACTGCGTTAAAGAAGAGCTTAATGTGTCAATAATGGCGAACGAAAATGGCGTTAACTTGGAGCATTTGATCTGCTGTGTTCAGGGAATTCAAGTTCGGGCAAACAATTTTGGAATTAAAATTCTCGGATGGttagaaataaacaaagaaatgCAATCAGGAACTTTTAATGCCAGTTCTAATACATGTAGCCTGACTGCAAGTGATCGCACAAATTGTGGAAGCTATTTCAAAAACTCAGTTGCCGATCCGCTTTTCCAAATTTCCCGGGAGGTTATAGAGCTGCTAAAGATGTCACCAAAATCAACTATGAAATTCAACCGTTTTATTCCGGCCTACCACAATCACTTTGGAAAGCAATGTCGAGTTGCAGACTATGGCTATACAAAGTTAATCGAATTGTTTGAGGCATTATCAAACGTTGTCCAAATTATGGGAGACGGCGAAAATCGTCAAATTACGCTATCCCACCGTATTCAAATACGCAGGTTTACATCAGACTTATTGCGTGTATTGCGCGCTAATGGTAACAACTCAGTCCTGCTTTCCCAGTTGCCATTAGTTTTTACACAGACccaaaataaaacttttgatATTACTGATTATGGAGTGTGCGACCTTATAGACATTCTAGACGGCTTGGTAAGCTCCAACATCGTGACTTTAGGCGCAGCACAGAACGGAAAAGATATTCTTATATCAATGCCAAAACGAAAGCAGACAAACAGTGAATTGGAGAAAACGTGTGTGTTCGCCGGCGAAATGGTTGAGCTCTTCCAAAACGCTCTTCAGTACACTATTCTATTTCAGAAGTTTGTACGGTCCTATCATTACCACTTTGCATACCAATGTCGTCTCAGTGATTACGGCTTTCTTAAATTGGCCGATCTTCTAGATGCAATTAATGGTTTGGTGGAAATGAAGTTGACAAGTGATGAGGACAAGAAAATAGTTCTCTCCCCACAAGTAGCTAGAAGAGTTTTCGCTGAACAATGTGAAAACCTAATTCGCAATGCCACAGGAAACTCATCGCATTGTATGAAGCTAGAACAGGTGCTGGTATTGCACAAAAAGAAATATGGCTACCAAATTCAGCCGAAAACTTTGGGAGTCATGGATATGGCTACGGCAGTTGAGCTGTTGCCTTACGTCGAGCTAAAGAAAAAAGAACAGGCCATTTGGCTCATCTGTCACAACAACGATCATGAATTTCGTTTTCTTTGCTATAGGGTGTGTAAGTATGTCATGGAAAGGGACCCTTCTGCATCAGTTTGGACAAACGTTAGAGGTGAAGTTAAGTTAACTAAATCTCAACAATTCGTAAAACCAATTGAAAAAAGCATATTGGTTAGGGATTTCAATGCTAAGTATAAAGACCATCTTTCAGAGTCAGCTCTTTTAGCCATGCGACAAGCGATTGAG GTATATGATGATGGTGGCATACAGTGTATTCGTCTTACCCGTTTCATGAAGTTTATAATTGCCATTGTGCGTATGCTTGAACAGCGGCCAAGCATGTATCTCTATGAGATCAAGAATGGTTTAAACTGTGGCCTTAGCACCACTTTTGAATTCGGATTCCCAAATTTATATTCAGTGGTTGCAGCACATAAAGACCTATTCAGTATTAACAACGGACCAACGCAAGAAAGAAGCGAGGTTTCCATTAATATGAACTGTGAGC TTCGTCAAAGTTCTTTAAGCAAAGACCAGTGCGTCCTGGAATCCCAGAAGCTAACAAATTCCAAACATAGAGCACAACGGAGCTTCCATAGTCACATTGGCGAGCATAATGGACTTCCAATCAGTCAGCCCCCCCTGAAACGAAGCGCAACAATCAATAATTGTTCAACATTCCAAACATATCATGCTGATACCGACATATTTAATGTGCCAGCGAATTGTTTACCGCCAAGAACCAACTTATCATTGCCTAATAGTTTCGGATCATCTCTGGAAAGTGGAAGTTTTTCCAATAGTTACAGCAACAAGGAAAACTCTATGAAATCTCTTCACTTGTTCAACAGTTCATTTAATTCGTCTGGCGAGCTAAATGCCAGTCTAGGCGCAGGAGATTTAACAAATATATCTTTAGGGACAGGTATCGCAGTTGATACATCAAATGAACCATCCGAACTTTGGCGTAGACGTCAACAAAACTTTAATCGCCCTAATTCATCAAATTTTCGTAAATCAGATAATGGAACTGACGGTACTTACACCATTGGAAATTACATCGCACCACCAATAGGATCCATTTACGAGCCACTAAAGTATAATGGTCAAGACAAAGAG AAATTACCCTTTTGGATTGATCCCATTTGGAGCAAAGGATCGGAACAGCTCAGGCATGACATACTTAACATTCGACTTCCTAAGGCCAGAACAACTAAAACGTTTTCCAATATACTTTCGCCTTACaccatttcgaaaaatgaaaatttgaaGCGACAGTTGTTTAGTTTTGATAATCACGATCGTAAAATAGC